One region of Rhizoctonia solani chromosome 9, complete sequence genomic DNA includes:
- a CDS encoding Retrotransposable element Tf2 protein has translation MATRSQTDLGPQLPTTAPIKLGEVSLEQVTCLLLGLLSQVKNIEQKLKEVKEAGIKTQTNIKNISQTLQGPRTPEAKPPVVEATPRPLPKAKPIGLVSGSSFWPKQPKGLPTFAQPAPRTLPPQVPSPPPSLRLQSPIGTAAPPPPAPVAAYPTPVKVDHPDAYTGKIGSEAKQWLTRMLAWTRLNLRMFPTDQEVLSFLLMNMKDSAGAWAHPHLDQLGSHQAIIQTVKGFKLEFLAAFGNPNATRATKRKITTLTQSGMCTDYITKFRTLAMELDWNNAALRGQFARGLHWEVSRQIATRKHCPCTLLELQNAALVINNALQEEHASHLPRDNKSSKQSNPARGTSTGQPTTGSKKLSNNPNFVLEEKRNRCRAAGACIKCSKMGHKFAECHTGWKATPIEDKGKAKETAKIGKDNRNSPLFTILIKPEKQAEPLEVLIDSGATSSFLHPRTAKALRLPLIDLPTPRTVTMLDGSSPQAGKIWKKANLTFSFDGKNMTETFLICNTVGVQHTGSHAAILGLKWLDAHNPEIDWNTRTLTFPHAPPEHVTIAKEEEADQDPLKGVPSKYHQYAKVFGEEEFHKLPPHRHYNIGIELTEDGPLNSPLYSMTNAKSATLKDWLRDELKAGKIRPSKLSISSPVMFVPKKDGSCQLVVDYHQLNNRTKKNVYPLPQPDDLMAQLRGAKVFTKLDLQWGYNNVWVKEGDKWKTAFCTKYSLYESLVMTFGLTNAPASFQHFMNNLFKDLLDVCVIIYLDDILIYSKDDTSHTQHVHKVLRCLMDNQLFCKASKCTFHVTSVEYLGIVVLDKGFSLDKLKIQAVQEWPVPTKVKEVQLFLGFANFLCCFVANFSHMARPSHNLVKKDTPWQWNTKEQEAFQGLKEAITNAPVLCHADPTKPYFLETDASGAALGSILSQQQEDGCLHPLGFLSESFKGAEQNYDTHDKELLAIIQSFEYWHIFLEGTLHPITVFMDHRNLEYWKESWTFNCCHTRWHLLLAGYNFQIIYRPGKQSGKPDALSCRADHTNIPPANQTMLPNPVFANIALVTPKKELQRQIETALDLDESLEEILQFLQNKSKAPSIHQARLQGLPDGGRPPLLPRENSGHPGRQRTLELVSRNYYWPGIHADTYWHVDSCKTCQHIRKPKYASIPLQPLELPSRPWQHVSYDMIVDLPKDGNHDSILVIVDSFTKYGIFVKCSKKLKAPELAKLFLENVWKRHGMLEKTISNRGRVFNNKFLQALYKCLGIDPHFSLAYHPQSNRQTERVNPSIKHFLRAYSGINQRDWTRWLPMAEFAYNNAVHSSMGKTPFKALYGWEPTLTPSNVPTDVPEANNLAQTMETQWKEVELALRQSKQRMVAGENRNPTEFEIGEEVWLDAKNVNLKTLSPKLTEQRLGPFKVIEKISNWAYCLELPPTMQIHNVFYVGLLSKVKRDKKRTFENRPPPVTVDREEE, from the exons atggcaacccgttcccagAC AGACCTGGGACCCCAACTTCCAACAACCGCCCCTATCAagcttggggaagtctcACTTGAGCAGGTCACctgcctcctccttggcctcctcagcCAAGTCAAGAACATTGAGCAAAAGCTCAAAGAAGTCAAAGAAGCAGGAATCAAGACCCAAACCAACATCAAAAATATATCCCAAACa ctccaagggccaaggaccccagaagCCAAACCCCCagttgtggaagcaacgccacgccccctacccaaagccaagcctattggattggttaGTGGGTCTTCCTTCTGGCCCAAGCAACCAAAGGGGCTTcccacctttgcccagccagCACCAAGGACACTACCCCCGCAagtcccttctccccctccatctctgcgtctccaatccccaattgggacagctgcccctccacctccagctccagttgCCGCATATCCTACCccagtcaaagtagaccacccagatgcctatacaggcaagattgggagtgaagccaaacagtggctcacaaggatgctggCATGGACCCGGCTAAACTTGCGCATGTTTCCCACGGACCAAGAAGTCCTATCCTTCCttctgatgaatatgaaggattctgcgggagcatgggcccatccacaccttgaccagcttgggtcacaccaAGCTATCATCCAAACCGTCAAGGGTTTCAAGTTGGAAttcttggcagcatttggcaaccccaatgccacaagggccacCAAGCGGAAAatcaccaccctcacccagtcTGGCATGTGCACAGACtatattacaaagttcaggaccctagctatggaactggactggaacaacgcagcccttagaggccagtttgcccgtggcctccattgggaggtcagccgtcaAATTGCCACCCGCAAGCACTGCCCTTGCACccttcttgagctgcagaacgcagcacttgtcatcaatAATGCTCTCCAAGAGGAGCATGCTAGCCACCTGccaagggataataagtctagcaagcAATCCAatcccgcaagggggacaagtactggCCAGCCAACAACCGGTTCAAAGAAGCTCTCCAacaatcccaactttgtgttggaagaaaAGAGAAACCGCTGCCGCGCCGCAGGCGcttgcatcaaatgcagcaaaatgggccacaagtttgcagagTGCCACacaggctggaaggccacccctattgaggacaaggggaaggctaaagaaaccgccaagattggcaaaga CAATAGAAACTCTCCACTTTTTACAATCCTCattaaaccagagaaacaagcagaaccactagaagtcctgattgactcaggcgccacatcctcCTTCCTACACCCACGTACCGCCAAGGCACTACGTCTCCCTCTCATAGATCTTCCTACACCCCGTACCGTcaccatgcttgatgggtcaagcccccaggcaggcaaaatctggaagaaggcaaatttaaccttctcctttgatggcaaaaatatgactgagaccttccttatatgCAACAcagt tggtgtacaacacacagggtctcacgccgccatcttgggattgaaatggttagacgcacacaacccagagattgattggaatacgCGCACCCTCACATTTCCCCACGCACCACCGGAACATGTcaccattgccaaagaggaagaagctgaccaaGACCCCCTcaaaggagtaccctccaagtaccaccaatatgccaaggtatttggggaagaggaattccataagcttcccccacatAGGCACTACAACATTGGCATTGAACTTACAGAAGATGGCCCACTGAATTCTCCCCTTTATAGTATGACCAATGCCAAATCTGCCACGCTAAAGGATTGGCTTagggatgaactcaaggctgggaagatccgtcccagcaaatTGTCTATtagttcccctgtcatgtttgtacctaaaaaggatggttcctgcCAATTAGTTGTTGATTACCACCAACTGAAtaaccggacaaaaaagaatgTGTACCCCTTACCCCAACCAGATGACCTGATGGCCCAATTACGTGGCGCCAAAGTATTCACCAAACTGGATTTACAATGGGGGTACAATAATGTCTGGGTTAAGgagggtgacaaatggaagaccgcTTTTTGTACCAAGTACAGTCTCTATgaatccctggtcatgacatttggctTGACAAATGCTCCTGCCtctttccaacacttcatgaacaacctgttcaaGGATTTATTggacgtatgcgtcatcatctaccttgatgacatcctaatctatTCCAAGGATGACACATCCCACACGCAACATGTCCACAAAGTCCTGAGGTGCCTCATGGataaccaactgttctgcaaggcctccaaatgtaccttccatgtcacctctgtggaatacctgggaattgTTGTTTTGGATAAGggattcagcctggataagctcaaaatccaggcagtacaggaatggccagtccccactaaagtcaaggaagtccaattgttcctagggtttgccaacttcttatgttgttttgttgccaattttagccacatggccaggccgtcacacaacctggtcaagaaagacacgcCTTGGCAATGGAACACTAAGGAACAGGAGGCCTTCCAAGGGTTAAAGGaagccatcaccaacgctcCAGTACTCTGTCACGCAGACCCTACAAAACCTTATTTCCTTGAAACAGATGCGTCAGGCGCGGCCCTAGGCTCAATACTTagtcaacaacaggaagatggCTGCCTACACCCACTTGGTTTCCTATCTGAGTCATTCAAAGGGGCAGAACAGAACTATGATACCCATGACAAAGAGCTTTTGGCCATCATACAAtcatttgaatactggcaCATATTTCTGGAAGGGACCTTACACCCCATCACAGTTTTCATGGATCATAggaacctggagtactggaaagaaTCCTGGACTTTCAACTGCTGTCACACAAGATGGCATCTACTACTGGCcggatacaacttccaaatcatctaccgcccagggaaacaatcaggaaagccagacgcCCTCTCTTGCCGCGCAGATCACACCAATATTCCTCCTGCCAACCAAACAATGCTCCCAAACCCTGTTTTTGCCAACATAGCCCTGGTAacccccaaaaaggagctcCAACGCCAAATTGAAACTGCCTTAGACCTAGATGAGTCATTGGAAGAGATACTACAATTTCTCCAAAACAAGTCTAAGGCACCTTCCATCCATCAAGCGCGCCTTCAAGGATTACCAGATGGAGGCAGGCCtcctcttctaccaagggagaatt CTGGACACCCGGGTAGGCAACGGACATTGGAACTAGTCtcaaggaattactactggcctggaaTCCATgctgacacatactggcacgtggactCTTGCAAAACGTGCCAACATATCCGCAAACCAAAGTATGCCTCCATCCCGCTGCAACCCCTAGAACTACCTTCCAGACCCTGGCAGCACgtctcctatgacatgatagtagacctgccaAAGGATGGGAACCATGATTCCATTTTGGTCATtgttgacagcttcaccaagtatggtATATTTGTCAAGTGCTCAAAGAAGTTGAAAGCCCCAGAACTGGCCAAACTGTTCCTGGaaaacgtatggaaacgccatGGCATGCTGGAGAAGACAATATCCAAcagaggaagggtcttcaataacaagttcTTACAGGCCTTATACAAATGCCTTGGCATTgatccccacttctccttggcctaccaTCCCCAAAGCAACAGACAAACAGAACGGGTCAACCCCTCAATCAAACATTTCCTTAGAGCTTACTCAGGGATCAACCAGAGGGACTGGACTagatggctcccaatggcagaatttgcatacaacaatgcgGTACACAGTAGTATGGGCAAAACTCCCTTCAAAgccttgtatggatgggaacccactctgaccccatccaacgtacccACAGATGTCCCTGAAGCCAACAATcttgcccagacaatggaaacacaatggaaggaagtggagtTGGCTCTGCGGCAATCCAAACAACGCATGGTAGCAGGAGAGAACAGAAACCCAACGGAATTTGAGATAGGGGAAGAAGTCTGGCTTGATGCCAAGAACGTaaacctcaaaaccctaaGTCCCAAGCTGACAGAACAACGCCTGGGACCGTTCAAAGTTATTGAAAAGATCTCCAACTGGGCATATTGCCTAGAACTGCCACCAACCAtgcaaatccacaatgtattctacgtaGGGTTATTatctaaggtcaaaagggacaagaagcgcACCTTTGAAAACCGCCCCCCACCTGTCACCGTGGacagagaagaggaataA
- a CDS encoding DDE superfamily endonuclease has translation MKGVPPCCIAYAGQQLMSPPKERAAAEFILSLADHGFPVTQKDARAYLSTVIQNWRPDYKLCPMNFVDQFLQQHPEICTCFRLSLDWYELVSHNVPQCCIFNMDKKGGTVGEVNWAKVLVQKSTRPILIQVECIGANGTAIRPTYIFKGKYVLSKWKDNNPLHANFTVTDNGWTNTNVCLLWLQDVFDAETHEKAAGLPRLLIWDGHVSHMSYEAAVYAWENNITLFCLPPHSTALLQPLNKVAFGPLSKALSEEIEKASITGQPAQKEDFPRLYVAARQEALTPETILKLFEATGLVKLPLQIDQFTEEAAWEGAHPESVVSDQVYKLNEPASNSPASCGVLFGKIKKLVETPAQTDEG, from the exons ATGAAGGGTGTCCCCCCATGTTGTATTGCTTATGCTGGTCAGCAGCTCATGTCTCCACCCAAAGAGCGTGCTGCTGCTGAATTTATCCTCTCTCTGGCTGACCATGGATTCCCAGTCACACAAAAGGATGCACGCGCATATCTTTCTACTGTCATCCAGAATTGGAGGCCAGATTACAAGCTATGCCCCATGAACTTTGTTGACCAATTTCTTCAACAACATCCTGAAATTTGTACCTGCTTCCGACTCTCATTAGATTGG TATGAGCTTGTCTCTCATAATGTTCCTCAATGCTGCATATTCAATATGGACAAGAAAGGGGGTACTGTTGGGGAGGTCAATTGGGCCAAGGTCCTTGTCCAAAAATCAACAAGACCAATTCTGATTCAAG TTGAATGCATTGGTGCCAATGGAACTGCCATCCGTCCAACATATATTTTTAAGGGAAAATATGTTCTCTCTAAATGGAAAGATAACAACCCATTACATGCAAATTTTACGGTAACAGACAATGGTTGGACTAACACTAATGTCTGTCTGTTGTGGTTGCAGGATGTCTTTGATGCTGAGACCCATGAAAAAGCAGCTGGTCTCCCCAGACTCCTTATCTGGGATGGCCATGTATCTCATATGAGCTATGAGGCTGCTGTTTATGCTTGGGAGAACAATATTACCCTTTTCTGCCTCCCTCCTCACTCTACTGCCCTGCTTCAACCACTCAATAAGGTTGCTTTTGGGCCACTATCCAAAGCGCTTTCAGAAGAAATTGAGAAGGCTAGCATAACTGGGCAGCCAGCTCAAAAGGAGGATTTTCCAAG GCTTTATGTGGCAGCAAGACAAGAAGCACTTACCCCTGAGACCATCCTGAAGTTGTTTGAGGCTACTGGGCTG GTCAaacttcctctccaaatagaTCAATTCACAGAAGAAGCTGCATGGGAAGGAGCTCACCCAGAAAGTGTTGTTTCAG ACCAGGTTTACAAGTTAAATGAGCCTGCTTCCAACTCACCAGCATCTTGTGGAGTCTTGTTTGGCAAAATTAAGAAGCTTGTTGAAACACCAGCACAAACGGATGAAGGTTGA
- a CDS encoding Retrotransposable element Tf2 protein: MEPEPTISALLEAVTALTATVGSLQDQIRSQGQQLSELKAICKETADLLGDKDQGGTTQTQAQPGPSTGPVTPPSHTGGQADTPRTARPGLRDPFRPTRGTTGYNSQEEQPRRIKEEPCGALRDLRTLTPFSSGSDTKRPKMELPDPFKGEIRGRKAVQWLDRMLLWGALHRDQFEEDKQLIVWILYHMEDKAADWALPIIGNILKGETNAPTTIPAMTTKFKEAFADPDAKRAAARKIAALTQTTTTSEYVTEFRNLMAELDWNEEAYIAQFTRGLHWKVKELLSTKDNIPDELEAIFAASIKIDNTRWENEENRPKKAPTKAPVTATTSSTTTTRVQLSEDPNYVTPEERDRRRASGLCVKCGQKGHGIKQCPNGWKATVKEVAKPPTSKLDNLDSFEFVSLALDSNKKPLLFIDLYVQNSPAEPLKTLIDSGATSNFISPLIVEKLKIPKTQLENPRVVRMLDGTISQTGRIWHQVHLTVLANGHTHSIPFLVCPIGNTPAILGMTWLTQESPLIDWNLGTVTFPDQAQIASEEEADPNPLANLPTEYHEFAKVFGEEEFKVLPPHREYDIAIDLIPNAKLSPGPIYGMTDAESKALKLHIDEELATGKIRPSTSSAGAPVMFVKKADGSLRLVVDYRKLNDVTHKNVYPLPRQDNLMAKLRHAKIFTKLDLRWGYNNVRVKEGNEWKTAFRTKYGLFKYLVMPFGLTNAPAAFQHFMNDLFRDLIDVTVVIYLDDILIFSENPEEHPSHVREVLSRLMKNQLFCKLSKCHFHVTTVDYLGIVISPAGFSMDQKKIEAVTSWPTPRTVKQPGCTPSPQPHKKETPWSWGTQEEEAFQELKSLVTKSPVLIHSNPELPYFLETDASGVAMGAILSQRGSDNRLHPIAYMSKSFSGAEANYDTHNKELLAIIKALEEWHIFLEATDKPIQVFTDHRNLEYWMQARTFNQRHAQWRIFLSDFNFEIHYRPGKQSGKPDALSRRSDYVDTPSEPEVMLPAEVFANTSEEELEIVTEIRSKLREDPSAYRDYDWEEDLLWYRGKLVVPDSEPLKERLLREFHDSPLAGHPGQQQTLELLSRNYWWPGMKSLAKEWVECCPVCQANQRAHAPVIALKPLEVPPFPFHTILYDFILGFPKSQGHNAILVVIDSFSKFGHFIPTSKKVTAKGLADLFITHIWKLHRLPVKTILDRGTTFTGKFLRALYQRLGVKPAFSSAYHPESDGQTERVNQFIEFYLRSYVAADHLDWATWLPLAEYAYNNARHAATGKTPFELVYGRNPVMNPSNVPSNVPEADQVANTLAQEWKEAKAALRMSKERMTREKGTIPTYSIGEKVWLDGKNVELRTNSNKLDPKRLGPFEITEKILSHAYRLKLPETLKIHDVFYVGLLSKSHESPSQPFPEQPPPETIEGEEEYKVEQIIDSKRQQGKWFYLIKWKGYGPEDNSWEPEELLEHSQEEIKRFNQARLRKACDAAKSL; encoded by the exons atggaaccagagccgaccattagcgctctcctcgaggctgtcacagccctcacagccaccgttGGGTCcttacaggaccaaatccgctcccaaggccaacagctcagcgagctcaaggccatatgtAAAGAGACCGCGGACCTCCTCGgggacaaggaccaagggggaaccacccaaacccaagcacagcctggcccatcgactgggcctgtcacccctccttccCATACAGGAGGACAAGCCGACACTCCAAGAACGgctaggcctgggctcaggGACCCTTTCCGTCCCACCAGAGGCACCACTGGGTACAACTCCCAGGAAGAACAGCCAAGgaggatcaaggaagaaccTTGCGGAGCGCTTAGGGATCTGAGGACCCTCACTCCTTTCAGTTCGGGATCGGACACCAAAcgtcccaaaatggagctacCAGATCCATTCAAAGGGGAGATTCGAGGGCGAAAGGCGGTTCAATGGCTAGACCGCATGCTGTTATGGGGGGCCCTTcacagggaccaatttgaagAAGACAAGCAGTTGATCGtctggatcctctaccacatggaGGATAAAGCCGCTGATTGGGCACTCCCTATTATCGGAAACATCCTTAAGGGTGAAACCAATGCCCCCACGACCATTCCCGCCATGACAACCAAGttcaaggaagcctttgcGGATCCGGATGCCAAGAGAGCCGCCGCTAGGAAGATCGCCGCGctgactcagacaaccaccacgtctgagtatgttaccgagttccgcaaccttaTGGCGGAGCTTGATTGGAATGAGGAGGCATAcattgcccaattcacgcgtggtcttcactggaaggtgaaggaactcctgtccaccaaggacaacatccccGACGAACTGGAGGCaatatttgccgcctccatCAAGATTGACAATACTCGTTGGgaaaacgaggagaaccgccccaaaaaggctcCTACCAAGGCCCCGGTTACCGCaaccacctcctccaccactaccacaaGGGTCCAAttatcagaggaccccaattacgttaccccggaggaaagggaccgtcGCCGCGCGTCAGGACTGTGCGTCAAATGCGGTCAGAAGGGCCACGGAATAAAGCAGTGCccaaatggctggaaagccacggtTAAAGAAGTAGCCAAG cccccaactTCCAAACTGGACAATCtagatagttttgaatttgtatctcttgcattagactcaaataaaaaacccctCTTATTTATCGATCTATATGTCCAGAATTCCCCGGCAGAACCTCTCAAAACACTCATAGACTccggagccacatcaaactttatctcccctttgattgtggaaaaattaaaaatcccaaaaacccaactcgaaaatccacgagttgtgagaatgctagatggtacaatctctcagactggtcgcatttggcaccaagTTCATCtcacggttttggccaatggccatacacACTCCATCCCTTTCTTAGTCTGCCCCATTGGGAACACACCcgccatacttggcatgacatggctcactcaggagtcacccctCATAGACTGGAATCTAGGCACCGTCACCTTCCCAGACCAAGCCCAGATAGCctcggaagaagaagcagatccTAATCCACTTGCCAATCTACCTACGgaataccatgaatttgccaaagtgtttggagaagaggaatttaaggtccttcccccgcacagggaatatgatattGCCATTGACCTAATTCCCAACGCCAAACTCTCTCCTGGACCCATCtacggcatgactgatgcagaatccaaggcactgaaactacacattgatgaggaattagcaacgggcaagatccgccccagcacttcctcagcaggcgcccctgtcatgtttgttaagAAAGCAGATGGTTCTCTGAGGCTTGTGGTAGACTATCGGAAGCTAAATGACGTCACGCACAAAAACGTTTACCCGCTCCCTaggcaggacaacctcatggctaaactcaggcatgccaaaatcttcaccaaactggaCTTGCGCTGGGGATATAATAACGTTCGGGTAaaggaaggcaatgaatggaaaacggccttcaggaccaaatatggcctattcaaatacctagtcatgccatttggtctcacaaacgcccctgccgctttccagcatttcatgaacgatTTGTTCAGAGACCTCATTGATGTAACCGTGGTCATCTACTTGGACGACATCCTAATCTTCTCGGAAAACCCAGAAGAACACCCTAGCCACGTCAGGGAAGTCTTGTCAAGACtcatgaagaaccagctattctgtaaactgtcaaaatgccatttccacgtcaccacagtGGATTACCTGGGAATAGTCATCTCCCCTGCTggattctccatggatcagaagaagattgaggcagtcacgtcatggcccaCTCCCAGAACAGTGAAACAG cctGGTTGCACGCcctctccacaacctcacaaaaaggaaaccccatgGTCCTGGGGAACCCAAGAAGAGGAGGCCTTCCAAGAACTGAAATCCCTAGTCACAAAATCCCCGGTCCTGATTCATTCCAATCCGGAACTTccttacttcctggaaacagacgcatcaggagtagccatgggagcaattctTAGTCAGCGAGGTTCAGACAACAGACTACATCcaattgcctacatgtcaaaatcgttctcaggggcagaagccaattatgacacccacaataaggaacttctggcaatcatcaaggcattggaggaatggcaTATATTTCTGgaggcaacggacaaacccaTCCaggtcttcacggatcacaggaacctggaatactggatgcaggcccGAACATTCAACCAAAGGCATGCACAATGGCGAATTTTCTTAAGCGATTTtaattttgaaatccactatcgccCGGGAAAACAATCgggaaaaccagatgctcTATCCAGACGATCAGATTATGTGGACACGCCCTCAGAACCGGAAGTCATGTTACcggcagaagtctttgccaatacttcagaagaagaactggaaattgtcacagaaatacgCTCCAAGTTAAGGGAGGACCCCTCC GCCTATCGAgattatgattgggaagaagacttGCTATGGTACCGTGGCAAGCTAGTTGTAccagactcagaacccctcaaGGAGCGTCTActaagggaattccatgactcaccattagcaggacacccagggcaGCAGCAAACCTTGGAACTCTTAAGTCGGAATTATTGGTGGCCTGGGATGAAATCCTTGgctaaggaatgggtagaatgttgcccggtatgccaagccaaccaaagGGCTCACGCACCAGTCATTGCTCTTAAACCTTTGGAAGTTCCCCCGTTcccgttccacaccatcttgTATGATTTCATCTTgggttttcccaagtcaCAGGGCCACAATGCCATTCTAGTGGTAATTGACTcattctccaaatttgggcaCTTCATCCCTACTTCCAAAAAAGTAACCGCCAAGGGCCTTGCAGATCTGTTCATCACCCACATATGGAAACTACACAGGTTACCAGTCAAAACCATCTTGGACCGCGGAACCActttcacagggaaattttTAAGAGCCCTCTACCAACggcttggagtcaaaccagCATTCTCTTCTGCGTATCACCCGGaatcagacggacaaacagaaagggtgaaccagttcattgagttctacctccgATCCTATGTAGCCGCTGATCACTTGGACTGGGCCACTTGGTTACCCTTGGCGGAGTACGCATATAACAATGCCAGACATGCAGCTACTGGGAAAACACCTTTTGAACTAGTATACGGAAGAAACCCGGTGAtgaacccatccaacgtcccaTCTAATGTGCCTGAAGCAGATCAAGtggcaaataccttggcccaagaatggaaagaagccaaagcGGCCCTAAGAATGAGCAAAGAAAGGATGACCAGAGAAAAGGGAACAATACCCACATACTCGATTggggaaaaagtctggttggacggaaaaaacgtggagCTCAGGACCAACTCCAATAAACTAGACCCCAAACGCCTAGGTCCCTTTGAAATCACAGAGAAGATCTTGAGTCACGCCTATCGACTGAAACTCCCTGAAACTTTGAAAATTCATGACGTCTTTTATGTAGGGCTACTTTCAAAATCTCACGAATCTCCAAGCCAACCGTTCCCGGaacaacctccccctgaaacaattgaaggagaggaagaatacaaagttgaGCAGATTATTGATTCAAAAAGACAACAAGGGAAGTGGTTCTACCTAATAaagtggaagggttacggaccagaagacaactcttGGGAACCGGAGGAActgctggaacacagccaggaagagatcaagcgcttcaaccaagctagactcagaaaggcttgtgacgccgccaagagcctttaa